A window of the Schlesneria paludicola DSM 18645 genome harbors these coding sequences:
- a CDS encoding DUF4332 domain-containing protein, with protein sequence MRSSQAEQWRNLCLGNVDRYLEGSKAPDNKFKDFRNHVMHVRENYWGGAVASTKRWYDETVTALKSRRWADAVYAAGVLSHYYTDPIQPLHTAQSEAEGVIHQACEWSIACAYRELTDLLESDLGGWPTVHAPTGADWLGQMVTLGAELANPHYEACLTHYNLANGAKDPPRGLDQDLRIRFARLIGHAVVGYAAIMDRALEESQVKVPATNLTLQSVIATIQIPILWVTKKLTDAKERALVESIYREYQQTGKVINALSDDDKAVREIHAAEVRGMTTAELNAEQPVAVGSAHGTISLEQTPAKPSPLPPSIAAAASVDTVSTTSAQSAPSPARASAHQVEPETDSSTKPLLLNSPVSITKIAPGSSAKSVRPTTKGPRYYLEESMDIERAPSIGPKSAARLAEFKIKSVYDLLQANATELAAQINDRNFKKEILEEWQAQARLCCEVPNLRGHDAQILTAIGIESCNELAKADQARLLKQAETFVGTSAGQRILRGGSPPDHDEINDWITWAQSVARPHAA encoded by the coding sequence ATGAGATCTTCGCAGGCCGAACAGTGGCGGAATCTTTGCCTGGGAAATGTCGACAGATATCTCGAAGGGTCCAAAGCTCCCGACAATAAATTCAAGGACTTCCGGAATCATGTGATGCACGTCCGTGAAAACTATTGGGGTGGTGCCGTCGCAAGCACCAAGCGGTGGTACGACGAAACAGTGACGGCGCTAAAATCTCGTCGCTGGGCAGACGCCGTGTATGCCGCGGGCGTCTTGAGCCATTACTACACCGATCCAATCCAACCGCTCCACACGGCGCAAAGCGAAGCGGAAGGAGTCATCCATCAGGCGTGCGAATGGAGCATTGCTTGCGCCTATCGCGAGTTGACGGACCTGTTGGAATCCGATCTGGGTGGCTGGCCGACCGTTCATGCACCGACCGGCGCCGATTGGCTGGGTCAGATGGTCACCCTAGGCGCGGAACTCGCAAACCCACACTACGAGGCCTGTCTGACTCATTACAACCTGGCGAATGGTGCCAAGGATCCGCCGCGAGGACTCGATCAAGATCTACGAATTCGTTTTGCCAGACTGATCGGCCATGCGGTTGTGGGATACGCCGCAATCATGGATCGCGCGTTGGAAGAATCCCAGGTGAAAGTTCCTGCGACGAACCTCACCCTCCAAAGCGTCATTGCGACAATCCAAATCCCAATCCTGTGGGTCACCAAAAAACTGACCGACGCCAAAGAACGAGCACTCGTCGAATCGATTTATCGGGAGTATCAGCAGACAGGCAAAGTCATCAATGCGCTCAGCGACGACGACAAAGCGGTTCGCGAAATTCATGCCGCAGAAGTCCGCGGTATGACAACAGCCGAGCTGAATGCCGAGCAACCCGTTGCCGTGGGATCGGCTCACGGAACGATTTCTCTCGAACAGACGCCCGCGAAGCCGTCTCCGCTTCCGCCATCCATCGCCGCGGCCGCCTCTGTTGATACCGTGAGTACGACGTCCGCCCAATCAGCGCCGTCCCCCGCCCGCGCATCGGCACACCAGGTCGAGCCAGAAACGGACTCGTCGACGAAACCGTTGCTGCTCAATTCGCCGGTTTCAATCACGAAAATTGCACCAGGCAGTTCCGCAAAGAGCGTGCGACCGACGACGAAGGGGCCCCGGTACTACCTTGAAGAATCGATGGACATCGAAAGGGCTCCTTCAATAGGCCCCAAGTCCGCCGCACGACTCGCTGAATTCAAAATTAAATCTGTCTACGACTTGCTCCAAGCAAACGCCACAGAGCTCGCCGCCCAAATCAACGACAGGAACTTCAAAAAAGAGATCCTTGAAGAATGGCAAGCGCAGGCCCGCCTATGCTGCGAGGTCCCCAACCTGCGGGGCCACGACGCTCAGATTCTGACGGCGATCGGCATCGAGAGTTGCAACGAGCTTGCAAAGGCCGATCAAGCCAGACTGCTCAAGCAGGCGGAAACATTTGTCGGTACTTCCGCCGGCCAAAGAATCCTTCGCGGTGGCTCGCCGCCTGACCACGACGAAATCAACGATTGGATCACGTGGGCTCAAAGCGTCGCCCGCCCTCATGCCGCATGA
- a CDS encoding YciI family protein, translating into MKFVCLGFHDEAKFAQMAPEDAQKMMEVCFAYDDELRRGGHFLEGEALDFAQTAVTVRGRNGVVEATDGPFSETKEVLGGILLLEARDLEHAVSLMSKHPAVKMGNIFEIRPANEEVNRLVAERIAAVAREA; encoded by the coding sequence ATGAAATTCGTTTGTTTAGGGTTCCATGATGAGGCGAAATTTGCACAGATGGCGCCGGAAGACGCGCAGAAAATGATGGAGGTCTGCTTTGCCTACGATGACGAACTTCGTCGTGGCGGGCATTTCTTGGAGGGAGAAGCACTCGATTTCGCCCAGACCGCGGTCACGGTGAGAGGCAGGAATGGCGTTGTCGAAGCCACCGATGGTCCGTTCTCGGAAACCAAGGAAGTGCTCGGCGGTATTCTGCTGCTGGAGGCCCGCGACCTCGAGCACGCAGTCTCGCTGATGTCGAAACACCCGGCCGTGAAGATGGGGAATATCTTCGAGATCCGACCTGCCAATGAAGAGGTCAACCGCCTGGTCGCCGAGCGGATCGCCGCGGTCGCTCGAGAGGCCTGA
- a CDS encoding 3-keto-disaccharide hydrolase → MRKFVRISVLCLVIAWPAVSSAQTLDSATEAETRKLFDVQAIGVELKLQGEYVGKDGEKLVAAQVVSRGENSFHVLLLEGGLPGDGWDGGRYGLLESAPLSQGRAEFRSLTDEGVTAVLDENGLMLKRGERRTLLKRVERKSSTLGQQPPAGAIVLFGGATPGMDAFEERKDIEGLTAPTMFEGHMLAGAVTKRRFRDYQLHVEFMTGWEPQNIPWRRADAGIYMLSRYEVAIGDSFGFDFDLSGATSPHRGKLLDEKSTSSKFPVAKNNNAPRVCGSVFSYPSNVPNSCLPPLVWQTLDIDFTAPRFDSEGKKTSKAVISAKLNGHQTVDKQEVNGPTPHGLNGPETPDGPIWFEAFGRRVLYRNIWVVERR, encoded by the coding sequence ATGAGAAAGTTCGTCAGAATTTCGGTGCTGTGCTTGGTCATCGCGTGGCCCGCAGTGTCTTCGGCGCAGACGTTGGACTCCGCGACTGAGGCGGAGACGCGGAAGCTGTTCGATGTTCAGGCGATCGGAGTCGAGCTGAAATTGCAGGGGGAATACGTCGGCAAGGACGGCGAGAAGCTGGTTGCTGCGCAAGTCGTGTCGCGCGGCGAGAATTCGTTTCATGTTCTGCTCCTCGAAGGCGGATTGCCGGGTGATGGTTGGGATGGGGGCCGTTATGGACTGTTGGAGAGCGCCCCGTTGTCGCAAGGGCGAGCGGAGTTTCGTTCGCTAACAGATGAGGGAGTCACCGCGGTTCTGGATGAGAACGGCCTGATGCTGAAGCGCGGTGAGCGACGAACTCTGTTGAAGCGAGTGGAACGCAAGAGCTCGACGCTCGGTCAGCAGCCTCCTGCGGGAGCGATCGTGCTTTTCGGTGGCGCGACTCCCGGCATGGACGCGTTCGAAGAGCGCAAGGACATCGAAGGTTTGACCGCGCCAACGATGTTTGAAGGACACATGCTCGCCGGGGCCGTCACGAAACGGCGGTTCCGAGACTACCAGTTGCACGTGGAGTTCATGACCGGGTGGGAGCCGCAAAACATTCCGTGGCGGCGAGCGGATGCGGGCATCTATATGCTTTCACGCTACGAAGTCGCGATCGGCGATAGCTTTGGCTTCGACTTCGATCTGTCTGGCGCGACGAGTCCGCATCGCGGCAAGTTGCTCGATGAGAAAAGCACGTCTTCGAAGTTTCCGGTGGCGAAAAACAACAACGCGCCTCGCGTGTGTGGAAGTGTTTTCAGTTATCCGAGCAATGTCCCGAATTCGTGTCTGCCGCCACTGGTTTGGCAGACGCTCGACATCGACTTCACGGCACCTCGATTCGACAGCGAAGGAAAGAAGACTTCAAAGGCGGTGATCTCAGCAAAGTTGAATGGGCATCAGACGGTCGACAAGCAGGAAGTCAACGGCCCGACGCCGCACGGCCTCAATGGCCCCGAGACTCCCGATGGCCCCATTTGGTTTGAAGCCTTCGGACGCCGCGTGCTGTACCGCAACATCTGGGTTGTTGAACGCCGTTGA